From Leptospira langatensis, the proteins below share one genomic window:
- a CDS encoding type II secretion system protein GspJ — MISFAHKKNLVMRNRTRSGFTLIELVIVAALLGSLLVMVFGTYTSILKITRDNSSNEGVEREKAISAIENIRSTLSMAFYFQSEKRLVFVSRKDRKSEDGKKHPGESTNDQFLVFAAVHPNSEETALPEVREVEYFLRRKEGSDSDFFTLVRREDEIVDKYPFAGGLEYELLDNVKSMSFKFSRTGTKWEDEWDSRESKNIPRLIRIELIANMGSKERRFETLAFPGILIK; from the coding sequence ATGATATCCTTCGCTCATAAAAAAAATCTCGTTATGCGAAACAGGACCAGATCGGGATTCACCCTGATCGAGCTTGTTATAGTCGCTGCACTCCTAGGCTCCTTACTTGTGATGGTATTCGGTACTTATACTTCCATTTTAAAGATCACAAGGGACAACTCCAGTAACGAAGGAGTGGAACGAGAAAAGGCAATCTCTGCGATCGAAAATATCAGAAGCACATTGTCCATGGCATTCTATTTTCAATCCGAGAAGAGACTTGTATTCGTAAGTAGAAAGGATCGAAAATCGGAAGACGGGAAAAAGCATCCCGGAGAAAGTACGAACGACCAGTTCCTAGTATTTGCCGCGGTACATCCGAATTCAGAAGAAACAGCACTACCTGAAGTTAGAGAGGTAGAATACTTCTTACGAAGGAAAGAAGGCTCCGACTCCGATTTTTTTACCCTGGTACGAAGAGAGGATGAGATCGTAGACAAGTATCCTTTTGCCGGCGGCTTGGAATACGAGCTACTGGATAATGTAAAAAGCATGTCCTTCAAATTCTCTCGCACAGGGACCAAATGGGAGGACGAGTGGGATTCAAGAGAATCCAAGAATATTCCTCGTCTGATCCGGATCGAACTCATTGCAAATATGGGCTCCAAGGAAAGAAGATTCGAGACCTTGGCCTTCCCGGGGATACTCATCAAATGA
- a CDS encoding general secretion pathway protein GspK, with protein MNSSKGLGMRGTRLSRRRGAVVMLLVFGVGVAAIMTTLDFADRSVSEYKISQGEMSGFRALLLAKAGFQGGLGALRKIPEEQLYQSGIGLNPPPVPLGGGFIYYKLQGEDGKINLNAVFNTDTKDINLRNQEMAQRLLERLGLKRDILNPLIDWLDDDSQGNAEAPYYEKLIPPRKIKNGYLYSLSELTSVKGFDPKIVYGSQKPPDYDEKNSKDFMTDEEKSLVTDADFVVANNFTAFVPFQRNYDDRINLNAAPYFVLMSLSDFMTRQAALQIMKLKIKKGGYLKETKDLETVPEFQVPSVGGLSLYKELAGEGTDVSGGRIKSKGEIYRITAVGEVGLNSNQNKNADVLVGKKVVRRITGIFDLTNNIMLYYRED; from the coding sequence ATGAATTCATCCAAGGGTTTAGGAATGAGAGGAACAAGACTTTCTAGACGAAGGGGAGCCGTAGTCATGCTCTTAGTCTTCGGAGTGGGAGTCGCTGCAATCATGACTACCTTGGACTTTGCGGACCGTTCCGTATCCGAATATAAGATCTCTCAAGGAGAGATGTCGGGATTTCGAGCCCTTCTTCTTGCAAAAGCGGGATTCCAAGGAGGGCTAGGAGCCTTGCGGAAGATTCCGGAAGAGCAGCTCTACCAATCTGGGATCGGTCTGAATCCACCTCCGGTCCCTCTGGGCGGAGGCTTTATCTATTATAAACTGCAGGGCGAAGACGGAAAAATAAATCTCAACGCAGTCTTCAATACCGATACCAAAGATATCAATTTAAGAAACCAAGAGATGGCCCAAAGGCTTTTGGAAAGATTGGGATTAAAACGAGATATCTTGAATCCTCTTATAGATTGGCTGGACGACGATAGCCAGGGAAATGCGGAGGCGCCGTATTACGAAAAGTTGATCCCCCCTCGTAAGATCAAGAACGGGTACCTGTATTCTCTCTCCGAACTCACCTCCGTCAAGGGTTTCGATCCTAAGATCGTTTATGGCTCCCAGAAGCCGCCCGACTATGATGAGAAAAACTCCAAGGATTTCATGACAGACGAGGAGAAGAGCCTAGTTACGGATGCGGACTTTGTGGTGGCCAATAATTTTACCGCCTTCGTCCCTTTCCAGAGGAACTACGACGATAGAATCAACTTGAACGCCGCGCCGTACTTCGTTTTAATGTCTCTATCCGATTTTATGACCCGTCAGGCCGCTCTGCAGATCATGAAATTGAAAATCAAGAAAGGCGGTTACCTGAAGGAGACCAAGGATCTGGAAACCGTTCCCGAATTCCAGGTTCCTTCTGTGGGTGGTCTCTCTCTTTACAAAGAACTGGCGGGTGAGGGAACCGATGTCTCCGGCGGAAGGATCAAATCCAAAGGGGAAATATACAGAATTACCGCCGTCGGGGAAGTGGGACTGAACTCGAATCAAAACAAGAACGCAGACGTCCTAGTCGGAAAGAAAGTCGTCCGACGGATCACCGGTATTTTTGATCTGACAAATAACATCATGCTATATTATAGAGAAGATTAA
- the pilM gene encoding pilus assembly protein PilM yields MFLYEKFLAVDYGTTSIKGALFQRVAGNLTLLRSESMPISKMEEKEYETNILRFLNTYFPGENALVLSLSLDRLFVREISIPLTTEKAVKEVIPFEVESRVPFPMETVEVLGSVWRIDQDKSDVITYTAHHSEFDTLASPFLESTMVFRGIFVDSVCLGSLIPKHLGKEIPFSNVAQLDIGGKRTILNVSKDGKIAHTRFLSLGGETLTEEIAKGLKISKDKAEALKTSIQFEPFHSPEDGLNLFAKEYKLKVADIKKAFGIAQEFFLALSEEVRRSFLSLEETERPEAIYLSGEGSKVRDLESFLGEDLGVQARRYDFLSPDPDRFATAFGMAHQLVLSKKAKIDFLETPYVKKLNKNLFDLSAFKPHMILSGVSIFLLIGVFFLGIFSDRKKLNAANKVLADKVRSGTGSSVPMDSDPLDYAKGLRDGAKRKTELYRKYLSKPTVLDVLHEISLNFPDPGMQAFLFQNITYDNGTVSIQGSVNEISEIGVIQRSLEKSQMFKKISLENNRSNYGLKTYKVSFTIKMEVASKTGESE; encoded by the coding sequence ATGTTCTTATACGAAAAATTCCTAGCTGTGGATTATGGAACGACCTCCATCAAAGGAGCTTTGTTCCAAAGAGTTGCGGGCAATCTGACTCTATTAAGATCCGAAAGCATGCCTATCTCTAAAATGGAAGAAAAGGAGTACGAGACCAATATACTCCGATTCTTGAATACATACTTTCCAGGAGAGAATGCACTTGTACTTTCTCTTTCGCTGGACAGATTGTTTGTGAGAGAGATCTCCATTCCTCTTACCACAGAGAAAGCCGTAAAAGAAGTCATTCCTTTCGAAGTGGAGAGCAGGGTTCCTTTCCCTATGGAAACTGTGGAGGTCTTAGGCTCCGTTTGGAGGATCGACCAGGACAAGTCGGATGTAATCACATACACCGCGCATCATTCCGAGTTTGATACGTTAGCTTCTCCTTTTCTAGAATCTACCATGGTATTTCGCGGGATCTTTGTGGATTCAGTCTGCCTGGGCTCTCTCATTCCGAAGCATCTAGGAAAGGAAATCCCTTTTTCGAATGTGGCTCAGCTCGATATAGGCGGAAAGAGGACGATCTTAAACGTGAGTAAGGATGGAAAGATCGCGCATACTCGTTTTCTATCCTTAGGCGGAGAGACTCTTACAGAAGAGATCGCAAAGGGTCTTAAGATCTCTAAGGACAAAGCGGAAGCACTTAAGACCAGCATACAATTCGAACCGTTTCATTCTCCGGAAGATGGCCTGAACTTATTCGCAAAAGAATACAAACTAAAAGTAGCGGATATCAAAAAGGCATTCGGGATCGCTCAGGAATTCTTCTTGGCATTAAGCGAAGAAGTAAGAAGAAGTTTTCTTTCCTTAGAGGAAACGGAAAGACCGGAAGCGATCTATCTTTCTGGCGAAGGAAGTAAGGTCAGAGATCTGGAATCTTTCTTAGGAGAGGATTTAGGAGTCCAAGCAAGAAGATATGATTTTCTTTCTCCCGATCCGGATAGATTCGCTACAGCTTTCGGAATGGCCCATCAGCTGGTGCTTTCTAAGAAAGCTAAAATAGATTTCTTAGAAACTCCTTATGTAAAGAAGCTGAACAAGAATTTATTCGATCTTTCCGCATTCAAACCGCATATGATCCTCTCCGGGGTCTCGATCTTTCTTTTGATCGGAGTATTCTTCTTAGGGATCTTCTCCGATCGAAAAAAGCTCAATGCAGCAAACAAGGTTCTGGCTGACAAGGTCCGTTCCGGAACCGGCTCTAGTGTCCCTATGGATAGCGACCCCTTGGATTATGCAAAAGGCCTAAGGGATGGAGCAAAGCGCAAGACGGAACTATATCGCAAATATCTTTCCAAGCCGACCGTGTTAGATGTGCTTCATGAGATTTCCTTAAATTTCCCGGATCCAGGAATGCAAGCTTTCTTATTCCAAAATATTACGTACGATAATGGAACGGTTTCTATCCAGGGTTCCGTGAACGAGATCTCCGAGATAGGAGTGATCCAAAGATCCTTGGAAAAATCCCAGATGTTCAAGAAGATCAGCTTGGAAAACAATAGATCGAATTACGGCTTAAAAACCTACAAGGTCTCTTTCACCATTAAAATGGAGGTAGCGTCCAAAACCGGAGAATCCGAGTAA
- the gspN gene encoding type II secretion system protein GspN — protein MPRQKNIEEEEIISNEEEEFLTMELEDLPPEDSEEEVPRFSIKQKLILVGSGFISFLLFLILLFPYENIVRQVLNSSSNQPSMVFFRELSVSVLLGEVSVKSLEIMGQSFRMRANKAEIQAGLLSLIRKKINGDFDISGIKVEYDGEQVGTIDALEGHLKIDSLVVPASRYSGSFSLKMPEGSRGFLPGMPELPLLGKIENFRINKILITSKLDQGNLEFEEFLIDTSIGRLDLHGNLRLADNFAYSQLNLRICFELERDFATEREDIAGMLALLEKSGGGKCVPITGLVQRPEVKIPGLNGPAGPPNGGLIP, from the coding sequence ATGCCTCGTCAGAAAAACATAGAAGAGGAAGAGATTATCTCTAACGAGGAAGAAGAGTTCCTGACCATGGAATTGGAGGATCTTCCTCCGGAAGACTCGGAAGAGGAAGTTCCCAGATTTTCCATCAAACAAAAGTTGATCCTAGTCGGATCCGGATTTATTTCCTTTCTTCTGTTTCTGATCTTATTATTTCCTTACGAGAATATAGTTCGCCAGGTATTGAATTCTTCCTCCAATCAACCAAGCATGGTATTTTTCAGGGAGCTTTCCGTTTCCGTTCTTCTCGGAGAGGTTTCGGTTAAATCACTTGAGATCATGGGCCAAAGCTTTCGAATGAGAGCAAATAAGGCAGAGATCCAGGCCGGACTCCTTTCTTTGATCCGTAAGAAGATCAACGGGGATTTTGACATCAGCGGGATCAAGGTAGAATACGACGGAGAACAAGTTGGGACAATAGACGCGTTAGAGGGACATCTCAAGATAGACTCACTCGTTGTTCCTGCTAGCAGATACAGCGGTTCCTTTTCCCTAAAAATGCCGGAAGGAAGTAGGGGATTCTTGCCTGGAATGCCGGAGCTTCCTCTTTTAGGAAAGATAGAGAACTTCAGGATCAATAAGATACTCATTACTTCCAAGTTAGATCAAGGAAATCTGGAATTTGAGGAATTTCTGATAGATACCTCTATCGGAAGATTGGATCTGCACGGAAATTTAAGACTCGCTGACAACTTTGCTTATTCCCAGTTGAATCTTAGGATCTGCTTCGAGTTAGAAAGGGACTTCGCAACGGAAAGAGAGGATATTGCAGGAATGCTTGCCCTGTTAGAAAAGAGCGGGGGCGGAAAATGCGTTCCGATCACCGGACTTGTGCAAAGACCCGAAGTCAAGATCCCTGGATTAAACGGCCCGGCTGGTCCTCCCAATGGCGGGCTGATCCCTTAG
- a CDS encoding vitamin B12-dependent ribonucleotide reductase produces the protein MKLNRHFTSPDTGFSKELNWVKRNSKISNPDGSVVFEAKDILVPDQWSQVAVDILAQKYFRRKGVPKYLKKVDEKGIPEWLQRSEPDQEKLTSLKQEDRFGGETSALEVFHRLAGCWTYWGYKYGYFSDEESAKIFYDEVVHMLASQMAAPNSPQWFNTGLHWAYGIDGKSQGHFYVDPTSGKLVKSASAYEHPQPHACFIQSVDDDLVNEGGIMDLWVREARLFKYGSGTGTNFSNLRAENESLSGGGKSSGLMSFLKIGDRAAGAIKSGGTTRRAAKMVCLDVDHPDIDRFVDWKVEEEKKVASLVTGSILNNRHLNAIMKACYEMEGVERFEPTKNQALKKQIQEAKRVLIPDNYIKRVIDLAKQGYKEILFEELTTDWQSEAYNTVSGQNSNNSVRLPNEFMNAVEQDLPWHLFNRTEKEKAHKEKRSPKPSKTIRARELWDRISFAAWASADPGTQYHTTINEWHTCPEDGAINASNPCSEYMFLDNTACNLASANLQKFIDPETLVFDVEGFRYLCRLWTVILEISVTMAQFPSREIAELSYKFRTLGLGYANLGSALMIMGIPYDSKEAMSITGAITAIMHMTAYATSAEMAKELGPFSGYEKNKKHMLRVIRNHKRASYNVPSEDYEGLTIKPVGIDPAFCPSYLLKAAQEDSDKALSLGEAHGYRNAQVTVIAPTGTIGLVMDCDTTGIEPDFALVKFKKLAGGGYFKIINQSVPLALRKLGYSPSEIESIVNYCKGHATLNGAPVINTQSLKEKGFTNEILEKVESSLPYAFDINFAFNKFNLGEDFLQKNLGIAKETYDSFAFNLLEHLGFSKDEINKANDYVCGTMTIENAPYLKEKDYPVFDCANKCGKYGKRYLSYESHIRTMAAAQPFISGAISKTINLPEDATIEDIKNAYYISWKMMVKANALYRDGSKLSQPLNSVMELLNGIELEEQEEIAEAAVAKDPAQFAEKIVYKYISHRRKLPNRRAGYTQKAVVGGHKVYLRTGEYEDGQLGEIFVDMHKEGAAFRSLMNAFAISVSLGLQHGVPLEEFVDAFTFFKFEPNGIVTGNKHIKMSTSVIDFIFRELAITYLGRYDLGQVAPEDLRGDEIGSRKSSESIQPKPATSATQTAAPSVETVPQLEPETISYSQMMRTEKPTSGIALMEEIKLARIKGYTGDSCTECGSFEMVRNGSCLKCMSCGATTGCS, from the coding sequence ATGAAGCTAAATAGACATTTCACTTCACCAGATACGGGATTTTCCAAGGAATTGAATTGGGTAAAACGGAATTCTAAGATTTCGAACCCTGACGGTTCTGTCGTTTTCGAAGCCAAGGACATACTTGTTCCCGACCAATGGTCTCAAGTTGCCGTCGATATCCTCGCTCAGAAGTACTTCCGACGCAAAGGAGTGCCTAAATACTTAAAAAAAGTAGATGAAAAAGGCATTCCGGAATGGTTACAACGCTCCGAGCCTGACCAAGAGAAACTCACTTCCCTGAAGCAAGAGGATCGCTTTGGCGGAGAGACATCCGCTCTAGAAGTATTCCATCGTTTGGCTGGTTGCTGGACGTATTGGGGATACAAGTACGGTTACTTCTCCGATGAGGAAAGCGCTAAAATCTTCTACGACGAAGTCGTACATATGCTCGCATCTCAAATGGCTGCTCCTAACTCCCCTCAGTGGTTCAATACCGGTCTGCATTGGGCGTACGGGATCGACGGCAAATCCCAAGGACATTTCTATGTGGATCCAACCAGTGGCAAACTAGTGAAGTCTGCTTCTGCTTATGAGCACCCACAACCTCATGCTTGTTTTATCCAAAGTGTGGACGATGATCTAGTGAACGAAGGCGGTATTATGGACCTTTGGGTCCGTGAGGCTCGTCTCTTCAAATACGGTTCCGGAACGGGAACCAACTTCTCCAACCTGAGAGCGGAAAACGAATCCCTTTCCGGCGGAGGAAAAAGCTCCGGTTTGATGAGCTTCTTAAAGATCGGAGATCGCGCCGCAGGTGCGATCAAATCCGGAGGAACCACTCGCCGCGCCGCTAAGATGGTTTGCTTGGATGTGGATCATCCCGATATCGATCGTTTCGTAGACTGGAAAGTAGAAGAAGAGAAGAAGGTAGCTTCTCTTGTGACAGGTTCCATTCTGAACAATCGCCATCTAAATGCGATCATGAAGGCTTGCTATGAGATGGAAGGTGTAGAGCGTTTCGAGCCTACTAAGAACCAGGCTCTCAAAAAACAGATCCAAGAGGCAAAGAGAGTCCTTATCCCTGATAATTATATCAAGAGAGTGATCGATCTTGCGAAGCAAGGATACAAAGAGATCCTGTTCGAAGAGCTGACTACTGACTGGCAATCCGAAGCATATAACACTGTTTCCGGTCAGAACAGCAATAACTCAGTTCGCCTTCCGAATGAGTTCATGAATGCGGTAGAGCAAGACCTACCTTGGCATTTATTTAATAGAACGGAAAAAGAAAAGGCTCATAAGGAGAAGAGATCTCCTAAGCCTTCTAAAACGATCCGCGCTAGAGAGCTTTGGGATAGAATTTCCTTTGCTGCTTGGGCTTCTGCGGATCCGGGAACTCAGTATCATACAACCATTAACGAATGGCATACCTGTCCGGAAGACGGAGCGATCAATGCTTCTAACCCATGTTCCGAATACATGTTCTTGGACAATACGGCTTGTAACCTGGCTTCTGCAAACCTGCAGAAATTCATCGATCCGGAAACGCTTGTTTTCGACGTAGAGGGTTTCCGTTATCTTTGCAGACTTTGGACTGTGATCCTCGAGATCTCCGTGACTATGGCTCAATTCCCTTCCAGAGAGATTGCAGAGCTTTCTTATAAATTCCGTACCCTTGGATTAGGGTATGCGAACCTCGGTTCCGCTCTCATGATCATGGGAATTCCTTATGATTCTAAGGAAGCGATGTCTATCACTGGTGCAATCACTGCGATCATGCATATGACTGCTTACGCTACTTCTGCAGAAATGGCGAAGGAACTCGGACCTTTCTCTGGTTACGAAAAGAATAAGAAGCATATGCTTCGTGTGATCCGTAACCACAAAAGAGCTTCTTATAATGTTCCTTCCGAGGATTATGAAGGACTGACCATCAAGCCTGTGGGGATCGATCCTGCATTCTGTCCTTCTTATCTTTTGAAAGCGGCGCAAGAGGATTCCGACAAGGCTCTAAGTCTAGGAGAAGCCCACGGATATAGAAACGCTCAAGTAACCGTGATCGCTCCTACTGGAACCATCGGTCTCGTAATGGATTGCGATACGACAGGGATCGAGCCTGACTTCGCTCTTGTTAAATTCAAGAAGCTGGCCGGAGGCGGATACTTCAAGATCATCAACCAATCCGTTCCATTGGCGCTTCGTAAATTAGGATATTCTCCTTCCGAGATCGAATCGATCGTGAATTATTGCAAGGGACATGCCACTCTGAACGGAGCTCCGGTCATCAATACCCAAAGCCTGAAAGAGAAAGGGTTCACGAACGAGATCCTGGAGAAGGTGGAATCTTCCCTTCCTTACGCGTTTGATATCAATTTTGCATTCAACAAATTCAATTTGGGAGAGGACTTCTTACAAAAGAATTTGGGGATCGCAAAAGAGACCTATGATTCCTTTGCATTCAATCTGTTGGAGCATCTCGGATTCTCTAAGGACGAGATCAATAAAGCCAACGATTATGTTTGCGGAACCATGACTATTGAGAATGCACCTTACTTAAAAGAGAAAGATTATCCTGTATTCGATTGCGCGAACAAGTGCGGAAAATACGGAAAACGTTATCTTTCCTACGAATCCCATATTCGTACAATGGCAGCGGCTCAACCTTTTATCAGCGGTGCGATCTCCAAGACCATCAACCTTCCGGAAGATGCAACTATCGAAGATATCAAGAACGCTTACTATATCTCTTGGAAGATGATGGTGAAAGCGAACGCTCTCTACCGTGACGGATCCAAACTTTCCCAACCGTTGAATTCCGTAATGGAACTTCTGAACGGGATCGAGTTAGAAGAACAAGAGGAGATCGCAGAAGCTGCGGTTGCCAAGGATCCTGCTCAGTTTGCGGAGAAGATCGTATACAAATACATCTCTCATAGACGCAAGCTTCCGAACCGACGCGCCGGTTATACCCAGAAAGCAGTTGTGGGTGGACATAAGGTCTACTTGAGAACCGGTGAGTATGAGGACGGACAACTCGGGGAGATCTTCGTGGATATGCATAAGGAAGGAGCTGCATTCAGAAGTTTGATGAATGCATTTGCGATTTCCGTATCTCTTGGATTGCAACATGGAGTTCCTTTAGAAGAGTTCGTGGATGCATTTACATTCTTCAAGTTCGAGCCGAACGGTATCGTGACCGGAAACAAACATATCAAAATGAGCACTTCCGTGATCGATTTCATTTTCAGGGAATTGGCAATCACTTACCTCGGAAGATACGATCTGGGCCAAGTAGCACCGGAAGATCTAAGAGGAGACGAGATCGGATCCAGAAAATCCTCTGAATCGATCCAACCTAAGCCTGCTACTTCTGCAACTCAGACTGCGGCTCCTTCTGTAGAGACAGTTCCTCAATTAGAGCCTGAGACAATTTCCTACTCTCAGATGATGAGGACGGAAAAACCGACTTCTGGGATTGCACTGATGGAAGAGATCAAGCTTGCGAGGATCAAAGGTTATACTGGAGACTCTTGCACAGAGTGCGGATCCTTCGAGATGGTTCGTAACGGTTCCTGCTTGAAATGTATGTCTTGCGGTGCGACTACCGGTTGCTCCTGA
- a CDS encoding exodeoxyribonuclease VII small subunit encodes MTKKTEISFEQALTELEQIAENLERGQLTLEESIKSYERGMELKTICQSILAEAEGKIEYLSKAGSGETQKKTASPKSETSSRAATPPPADEELF; translated from the coding sequence ATGACAAAGAAGACGGAAATCAGCTTCGAGCAGGCATTAACCGAACTAGAACAAATCGCCGAGAATTTGGAAAGAGGACAATTGACCCTGGAAGAGAGTATCAAGTCCTATGAGAGAGGAATGGAGTTAAAGACCATCTGCCAATCCATTCTCGCTGAGGCAGAAGGAAAGATAGAGTATCTTTCCAAGGCAGGCTCCGGAGAGACCCAAAAGAAAACGGCCAGTCCAAAATCGGAAACTTCTTCTAGAGCTGCTACTCCCCCACCTGCCGACGAAGAACTTTTCTAA
- the xseA gene encoding exodeoxyribonuclease VII large subunit: MEESKPLSVSEVNSIIKQLLTGPEILRNICVQGEVSNYSKSHQGHIYFNLKDPKSLIACTFFSYSNGKYKGKPIENGMEIKAFGTISVYEPRGQYNLNISKVEELGQGDLLLQVEALKRKLAAQGVFDLERKRRLPAFPWRIGVATSPTGAAIEDIIRIAKQRFPKIDILISPCLVQGDDAPDSIVSAIRQLNDPKWDVDLIIAGRGGGSYEDLMAFNEEKVVLAFAESRVPIISAVGHQIDSVLSDLAADHFAPTPTAAAEMSVPEMEVVESELSEIEIRLRTALQNRAMNLKEKLRILTNKKAFIEPRSMLNDRILQLDEINSRILLLGKNYIMTARNRFTPISSGLLASFKSHLERKRKEFQLLAGKVDGFSPLGTLKRGYSVVRKKGKKVVTSPTQLEKEEELEVILAEGRIRVSYQGEIK, from the coding sequence ATGGAAGAAAGCAAACCTCTTTCCGTTTCGGAAGTAAATTCCATTATCAAGCAACTATTGACCGGGCCGGAGATCCTGAGAAATATCTGTGTCCAGGGAGAGGTCTCGAATTATTCCAAATCCCACCAAGGGCATATTTATTTTAATCTAAAAGATCCGAAATCCCTGATCGCCTGTACTTTCTTTTCCTATAGCAACGGAAAGTATAAGGGCAAACCGATCGAGAACGGAATGGAGATCAAGGCGTTCGGAACGATTTCCGTTTATGAGCCTAGAGGACAGTATAATTTAAATATTTCTAAAGTAGAAGAACTTGGACAAGGGGATCTTCTTCTTCAAGTGGAAGCTCTCAAAAGAAAGCTTGCCGCTCAGGGAGTATTCGACCTGGAAAGAAAGAGAAGACTACCGGCATTTCCCTGGAGGATCGGAGTCGCTACCTCTCCTACCGGAGCCGCGATCGAAGATATCATTCGGATCGCAAAGCAAAGGTTTCCTAAGATCGATATTCTCATCTCTCCCTGCTTGGTACAAGGGGATGATGCACCCGATTCCATCGTGAGTGCGATCCGACAATTGAACGATCCTAAATGGGATGTGGATCTGATTATTGCCGGACGAGGCGGAGGGAGCTACGAGGATCTCATGGCCTTCAATGAGGAGAAAGTGGTACTCGCATTCGCGGAGTCCAGGGTCCCGATTATTTCTGCAGTGGGTCACCAGATCGATTCTGTACTTTCGGATCTGGCAGCAGACCATTTTGCTCCCACACCCACTGCCGCAGCGGAAATGTCTGTGCCTGAAATGGAAGTGGTCGAATCCGAACTTTCGGAAATCGAGATCCGTTTGCGTACTGCTCTCCAGAACCGGGCTATGAACCTAAAGGAGAAGCTGCGCATCCTTACGAATAAAAAGGCATTTATAGAACCTAGATCCATGCTGAATGATCGGATATTGCAGCTAGATGAAATTAATTCCCGCATCCTCCTCTTGGGAAAGAACTATATCATGACTGCGCGGAATCGCTTTACTCCTATTTCGAGCGGGCTTTTGGCTTCCTTTAAATCCCATTTGGAAAGAAAGAGAAAAGAGTTCCAACTTCTCGCAGGAAAGGTGGACGGATTTTCTCCGTTGGGAACCTTAAAGAGAGGATATTCCGTGGTTCGAAAGAAAGGAAAAAAAGTCGTTACTTCTCCGACCCAATTAGAGAAAGAGGAAGAACTCGAGGTCATTTTGGCGGAAGGAAGGATCCGAGTCTCATACCAGGGTGAAATCAAATGA
- a CDS encoding AI-2E family transporter — translation MAEKDGMDATNRKVFNIILGIFCLGAAALLFVVLRPYFYSALVALILYLATRKQYKQLRRLIGPRFESFAPWIMIGSVCMIVLLPSYFMIRTLIEESLSILFKIRISLSEDKIIDTMMNLNILTDLVTDNPFFWVKLPEIYGEFARNYIDILNLDSLYAVLSNASSFILGSIDLPAGIIMNLFFSVLLLFFFYQDGRKMERFILDNLPFSAEVEEQVGRKIAAAVQTVFKGNLIVSILQGAGIYILLLFAKISNPFLYASLAAFFSLIPVIGTSVVWLPIGLYLMFIENNMLGASFFMIMGLTLYLVLENVVKPKMLDKKLRIHPLLIFLSLIGGIQEFGIMGLVLGPVAVTMVVILWDFWKLYRKDFFTS, via the coding sequence ATGGCAGAAAAGGACGGAATGGACGCAACGAACAGAAAGGTGTTCAATATCATTCTGGGGATTTTTTGTCTAGGAGCGGCTGCCCTTCTATTTGTGGTCTTACGACCTTATTTCTATTCCGCTCTGGTGGCTCTGATCCTCTATCTTGCAACTCGCAAGCAGTACAAGCAGCTGAGAAGGCTTATCGGGCCTCGTTTTGAATCATTTGCTCCTTGGATCATGATAGGCTCCGTATGTATGATCGTTCTTCTGCCTTCTTATTTTATGATCCGGACATTGATCGAGGAATCCCTTTCCATCCTATTCAAGATCCGTATCTCTCTTTCTGAGGATAAGATCATAGATACGATGATGAACCTGAATATCTTAACGGATCTAGTCACCGATAACCCTTTCTTTTGGGTGAAATTGCCGGAGATCTACGGAGAATTCGCTCGGAACTATATAGATATACTGAACTTGGACAGCTTGTATGCGGTCTTAAGCAATGCTTCTTCCTTTATCCTAGGCTCCATCGATCTTCCTGCAGGGATTATCATGAATCTATTCTTCTCGGTCCTGCTCTTATTCTTCTTCTACCAAGACGGAAGAAAGATGGAGCGTTTTATCTTGGACAATCTCCCCTTCTCCGCAGAAGTAGAGGAGCAGGTAGGAAGAAAGATCGCCGCCGCTGTACAAACTGTATTTAAAGGAAATCTAATTGTTTCGATCCTGCAAGGTGCCGGGATCTATATTCTCTTGCTATTCGCAAAGATCTCGAACCCGTTCTTGTACGCGAGTCTCGCTGCTTTCTTCTCTTTGATTCCTGTGATCGGAACCTCTGTAGTTTGGCTTCCGATCGGGCTTTATTTAATGTTCATCGAGAACAATATGTTAGGCGCGAGTTTCTTCATGATCATGGGGCTCACCTTATACCTTGTTCTGGAGAATGTGGTAAAACCCAAGATGTTGGATAAGAAGTTACGCATTCATCCTCTTCTGATCTTTCTCTCCTTGATCGGAGGGATCCAGGAATTCGGGATCATGGGACTCGTGCTCGGACCGGTGGCAGTGACCATGGTAGTAATCCTTTGGGATTTCTGGAAATTGTACAGAAAAGATTTTTTTACCAGCTAA